A genomic window from Glycine max cultivar Williams 82 chromosome 17, Glycine_max_v4.0, whole genome shotgun sequence includes:
- the LOC100306489 gene encoding EG45-like domain containing protein-like precursor has translation MSKIMSAPTLHHFSSLFTLFIVLLHHSNADVGTASRYSPPYLPSGCYGTEATQFPSSNLFAAAGDGIWDNGAACGRQYLVRCISAEQPRTCIPDQSIQIKIVDYAATAVSPASAGGTTMVLSDKAFGTIANMSATLINIELQQV, from the exons ATGTCTAAGATCATGTCAGCACCTACACTTCAtcatttctcttctctcttcaccCTTTTCATAGTTTTGCTTCACCACTCCAACGCTGACGTTGGCACCGCTTCTCGTTACTCCCCTCCATATTTAC CATCCGGGTGCTACGGTACCGAAGCGACGCAGTTTCCGTCGAGCAATCTTTTTGCGGCGGCGGGAGATGGAATATGGGATAACGGAGCTGCGTGTGGGAGGCAATACCTAGTGAGGTGTATAAGTGCGGAGCAACCTAGGACTTGCATTCCAGACCAGAGTATTCAGATTAAAATTGTTGATTACGCTGCCACTGCCGTGTCGCCGGCTTCCGCCGGCGGCACCACCATGGTTCTTTCCGATAAGGCTTTCGGGACTATAGCTAACATGTCTGCCACCTTGATCAACATAGAGCTCCAACA AGTGTGA
- the LOC100782712 gene encoding serine-threonine kinase receptor-associated protein gives MEKKKVAVPLVCHGHSRPVVDLFYSPVTPDGFFLISASKDSSPMLRNGETGDWIGTFEGHKGAVWSCCLDTSALRAATASADFSTKVWDALTGDELHSFEHKHIARACAFSEDTHLLLTGGVEKILRIYDMNRPDAPPREVDKSPGSVRTVAWLHSDQTILSSCTDMGGVRLWDVRSGKIVQTLETKSSVTSAEVSQDGRYITTADGSTVKFWDANYYGLVKSYDMPCTIESVSLEPKYGNKFVAGGEDMWVHVFDFHTGNEIACNKGHHGPVHCVRFSPGGESYASGSEDGTIRIWQTGPLTLDGSETVSANGSVDKVKVTADEVSHKIEGFQIADEGKSKEKDEAVEESS, from the exons atggaaaagaaaaaggtagcAGTTCCCCTCGTGTGCCACGGACACTCTCGCCCCGTGGTTGATCTCTTCTACAGTCCCGTTACGCCCGATGGGTTTTTCCTCATCAGTGCCAGCAAGG ATTCTAGTCCTATGCTCAGAAATGGAGAGACTGGAGATTGGATTGGAACATTTGAAGGGCACAAAGGTGCTGTGTGGAGTTGCTGCTTGGATACCAGTGCCTTACGTGCTGCAACTGCTTCTGCTGATTTCTCAAC GAAAGTTTGGGATGCTTTGACTGGAGATGAATTGCACTCTTTTGAGCATAAGCACATTGCTCGAGCATGTGCTTTTTCTGAG GATACTCACCTTTTACTTACTGGGGGAGTTGAGAAAATTCTCCGAATCTATGATATGAATCGGCCTGATGCACCACCCAGAGAAGTGGATAAATCTCCTGGTTCTGTCAGAACTGTTGCCTGGCTTCATAGTGACCAGACAATATTGAGTTCTTGTACTGATATGGGAGGTGTCAG GTTATGGGATGTAAGAAGTGGTAAAATAGTCCAGACACTGGAAACCAAGTCATCTGTGACAAGTGCTGAAGTGAGTCAGGATGGCCGTTATATAACAACTGCTGATGGTTCTACTGTAAAGTTTTGGGATGCAAATTA CTATGGATTGGTGAAGAGCTATGATATGCCCTGCACTATCGAATCAGTTTCTCTGGAACCTAAGTATGGGAACAAGTTTGTTGCCGGGGGAGAAGATATGTGGGTTCACGTGTTTGATTTCCATACAGGGAATGAGATTG CATGCAACAAGGGGCACCATGGTCCTGTCCACTGTGTTCGTTTTTCTCCTGGTGGAGAATCCTATGCCTCAGGATCTGAGGATGGAACCATCAGAATATGGCAGACTGGCCCCTTGACCCTGGATGGCTCGGAGACTGTGTCTGCAAATGGTTCAGTTGATAAGGTGAAGGTTACTGCAGATGAGGTTTCGCATAAGATTGAGGGTTTTCAAATTGCAGATGAAGGGAAATCTAAAGAAAAAGACGAGGCTGTGGAGGAATCAAGCTAA
- the LOC100783247 gene encoding 3-ketoacyl-CoA synthase 11: MTDAKPDKPLMASSSRNLPDFKKSVKLKYVKLGYHYLITHGMYLCLSPLVVLIAAQLSTFSLRDLYDLWEHLQYNLISVILCLTLLVFLSTLYFLTRPRPVYLVNFSCYKPEESRKCTKKIFIEQSRLTSSFTEENLEFQRKILERSGLGENTYLPEAVLNIPPNPSMKEARKEAETVMFGAIDELLAKTAVKPKYIGILIVNCSLFNPTPSLSAMIVNHYKLRGNIKSYNLGGMGCSAGLISIDLAKDLLQANPNSYALVISMENITLNWYFGNDRSKLVSNCLFRMGGAAVLLSNKSSDRRRSKYRLVTTVRTHKGADEKCFSCVTQEEDANGKVGVTLSKDLMAVAGDALKTNITTLGPLVLPTSEQLLFFATLVGKKIFKMKIKPYIPDFKLAFEHFCIHAGGRAVLDELEKNLQLSPWHMEPSRMTLYRFGNTSSSSLWYELAYTEAKGRIKKGDRTWQIAFGSGFKCNSAVWKALRTINPAKEKSPWIDEIDQFPVDVPRVSTI; this comes from the coding sequence atgacagatgcaaagccAGATAAACCCTTGATGGCATCTTCATCGCGAAACCTTCCTGATTTCAAGAAGTCTGTTAAGTTGAAGTATGTCAAGCTTGGTTATCATTACCTCATCACCCATGGAATGTACCTCTGCCTTTCCCCCCTTGTGGTGCTGATTGCAGCCCAGCTTTCTACCTTCTCCCTCCGAGACTTGTATGATCTTTGGGAGCATCTACAATACAACTTGATATCTGTTATTCTTTGCTTAACTCTCCTTGTTTTCCTGTCCACCCTCTACTTTCTAACTCGTCCTCGACCTGTGTACCTTGTCAATTTCTCCTGTTACAAGCCTGAAGAATCTCGGAAGTGcacgaaaaaaatatttatagagcaGTCCCGGTTGACCAGTTCTTTCACGGAGGAAAATCTTGAATTCCAGCGGAAGATTCTTGAGAGATCTGGCCTTGGGGAGAACACTTACCTTCCTGAGGCCGTCCTCAACATTCCTCCCAACCCTTCAATGAAAGAAGCTAGAAAAGAAGCCGAGACCGTGATGTTTGGTGCCATTGATGAGCTTTTAGCTAAAACCGCTGTAAAGCCTAAATACATTGGAATTCTGATTGTAAATTGTAGTCTGTTCAACCCTACTCCATCACTTTCGGCAATGATTGTCAATCATTACAAGCTTCGGGGAAATATAAAGAGCTACAATCTTGGTGGGATGGGTTGCAGTGCCGGGCTTATCTCAATTGATCTTGCTAAAGATCTTCTCCAAGCCAATCCCAACTCCTATGCATTGGTCATTAGCATGGAGAATATCACGTTGAATTGGTATTTTGGAAACGATCGGTCAAAGCTTGTCTCTAATTGTTTATTTCGTATGGGAGGAGCTGCAGTTCTGCTCTCCAATAAAAGCTCGGATAGAAGAAGATCCAAATACCGATTGGTCACCACGGTTCGCACTCATAAGGGTGCTGATGAAAAGTGCTTTAGCTGTGTAACCCAAGAAGAAGATGCTAATGGCAAGGTTGGTGTTACTTTGTCAAAAGATTTGATGGCGGTTGCTGGTGATGCTTTAAAAACCAATATCACTACACTGGGGCCTCTTGTACTTCCAACATCTGAACAGCTGCTATTCTTTGCCACATTAGTAGGGAAGAAAATTTTCAAGATGAAGATCAAACCTTATATTCCAGATTTCAAACTAGCTTTTGAACACTTTTGCATCCATGCTGGTGGTAGAGCTGTTTTGGATGAACTGGAGAAAAACTTGCAGCTATCTCCTTGGCATATGGAGCCTTCAAGAATGACACTCTATCGATTCGGAAACACCTCCAGCAGTTCACTTTGGTATGAGCTGGCTTACACTGAGGCCAAAGGGAGGATCAAAAAGGGAGACAGAACATGGCAAATTGCATTCGGTTCTGGATTCAAGTGTAACAGTGCAGTGTGGAAGGCTCTCAGGACCATCAACCCTGCTAAAGAGAAAAGTCCTTGGATTGATGAGATCGACCAGTTTCCAGTCGATGTTCCTAGGGTATCTACcatttaa